From Methanococcus voltae PS:
AGTAATGGATAGAGGTACTGAATACGTAATTACACTAATATCTGCAGTAACTTTTAGTATTTTAGCATACGTATTTTTTTCGTACCTGTCAGAAGAGCATAAAAAACAAAAAAAGCGGTTAGAGAAATCTAAAAAGAGAAAGGAACCGTCATACGTTTAATTTTTAATTATTTTTATAGTATACTATTTTTATTATTTTTATTATTTCTTTATTTTTATTTCGTTGATGAATTTTTCACAATAATTACACCTTATTTTTAAATTCTCTTTATCTTCTATTTTGAATTTTCCAGTAACTTTTTCCTTATTAGTTATGCAGTTTGGATTGGTGCAGATTAGTATACCTTCAATTTTATCAGGAACTTTAACTTTAAACTTTTTTACTACTTTACTATCCTTTATAATATTTATAGTAGCGTTTGGGGATATTAACGCTATTTTGCTAACTTCTGCTTCACAAAGTTCCTTTCCTTCAATTTTTAAAATGTCTTTAGCTCCATTTTTTGAATTAACGTTCATAGCCAAAGTTACGGTTGTATCTTTTGGCATATTTAATATTTGATATACGTTTAATGCCTTAGAGCTAGTTATGTGGTCGATAACTGTTCCATTATCAATTGGTTTTACTTTTAACTGTTTTTTATCAATTTCTGCAACCATAAATTCACCATTATCATTTATTTCTTTAGTTTTAATTATAATTTTATAATATGTATTTTTTATAATAGGTATTATTTGTATTACTTATCTTATGTTATTTAACAATTTATATATAGCCATATTTATAAAATTTTATTACAGGCAATTTAACCAAAAAATACTCAAAAATAGAGGGGGATTAAAATGGTCTTTAAAATACCTAAAATGAATAAAGAAGAATACGATACTCTTGTAAATAATAATCACGTTTCAAGAATCG
This genomic window contains:
- the pyrI gene encoding aspartate carbamoyltransferase regulatory subunit, with amino-acid sequence MVAEIDKKQLKVKPIDNGTVIDHITSSKALNVYQILNMPKDTTVTLAMNVNSKNGAKDILKIEGKELCEAEVSKIALISPNATINIIKDSKVVKKFKVKVPDKIEGILICTNPNCITNKEKVTGKFKIEDKENLKIRCNYCEKFINEIKIKK